A genomic window from Erythrobacter sp. BLCC-B19 includes:
- the bchB gene encoding ferredoxin:protochlorophyllide reductase (ATP-dependent) subunit B has translation MQLAVWTYEGPPHVGAMRVATAMEKLHYVLHAPQGDTYADLLFTMIERRAKRPPVTYTTFEARDLGKDTAQIFQDAAREAVARFNPQAIIVGASCTAELIQDDPAGLAEAMGLPIPAIPLELPSYQRKENWGAAETFYQIVRHLADTSVTRAPREGRKARVNILGPTALGFRHRDDLVEIKKILSALDVEVNLVAPLGATPEDIKTIGHADFNIVLYPEIADEAARWLERTFAQPAVRTIPIGVGATRSFIADVAELAGADPTPALGDTSSRMPWWSRSVDSTYLTSKRVFIFGDATHAVAAARIAREELGFEVCGLGCYNREFAREIRAEAARCGVEPLITDDHLAVEDAIAAACPELVLGTQMERHIAKRLGLPCAVISAPVHVQDFPARHSPQMGFEGANVIFDTWVHPLVMGLEEHLLTMFREDFEFSDEAGASHHAAHSPRKAPAAPADTVSEAPVADIPAPAMAEEGGTLWTAEAERELKKIPFFVRGKARRNTENFAAAEGRRQIDLETLYDAKAHYAR, from the coding sequence ACGATGATCGAGCGGCGCGCCAAGCGTCCGCCGGTGACCTACACCACCTTCGAGGCGCGTGACCTTGGCAAGGATACCGCGCAGATCTTCCAGGACGCGGCGCGCGAGGCGGTGGCGCGGTTCAATCCGCAGGCGATCATCGTCGGCGCATCCTGCACGGCAGAGCTGATCCAGGACGACCCGGCCGGGCTTGCCGAAGCGATGGGCCTGCCGATCCCGGCGATCCCGCTCGAACTGCCCAGCTACCAGCGCAAGGAAAACTGGGGCGCGGCCGAAACCTTCTATCAGATCGTGCGCCACCTCGCTGACACCTCGGTGACCCGCGCGCCGCGTGAAGGCCGCAAGGCGCGCGTCAACATCCTCGGCCCCACCGCGCTTGGCTTCCGCCACCGCGATGATCTGGTCGAGATCAAGAAGATTCTCAGCGCACTGGATGTCGAGGTCAACCTCGTCGCCCCGCTGGGTGCCACCCCTGAGGACATCAAGACGATCGGCCATGCCGACTTCAACATCGTCCTCTACCCTGAAATCGCAGATGAGGCCGCCCGCTGGCTTGAGCGCACTTTCGCGCAACCCGCGGTCCGGACCATCCCTATCGGCGTGGGAGCCACTCGCTCTTTCATTGCCGACGTCGCCGAGCTGGCAGGTGCAGATCCCACGCCTGCCCTCGGCGACACCTCTTCCCGGATGCCGTGGTGGTCGCGGTCGGTCGATTCGACCTACCTCACCTCCAAGCGCGTCTTCATCTTCGGCGATGCGACCCATGCTGTCGCTGCCGCCCGTATCGCGCGCGAGGAACTGGGCTTCGAGGTCTGCGGTCTGGGCTGCTACAACCGCGAATTCGCCCGCGAAATCAGAGCCGAGGCCGCGCGCTGCGGGGTCGAGCCGCTGATCACCGACGATCACCTCGCGGTCGAGGATGCGATTGCGGCGGCCTGCCCGGAACTGGTGCTCGGTACGCAAATGGAACGGCACATCGCCAAGCGCCTCGGCCTGCCCTGCGCGGTGATTTCCGCGCCGGTGCACGTGCAGGATTTCCCCGCCCGCCACTCGCCGCAGATGGGGTTCGAGGGCGCCAACGTGATCTTCGACACCTGGGTTCACCCGCTGGTGATGGGTCTTGAAGAGCACCTCCTCACCATGTTCCGCGAGGATTTCGAGTTCTCGGACGAGGCAGGCGCATCGCACCACGCGGCGCACTCGCCGCGCAAGGCTCCGGCTGCGCCTGCGGACACCGTCTCGGAAGCGCCGGTCGCGGACATCCCGGCCCCTGCGATGGCGGAGGAAGGCGGCACGCTGTGGACCGCCGAGGCCGAGCGGGAACTCAAGAAGATCCCCTTCTTCGTGCGCGGCAAGGCCCGCCGCAACACCGAGAATTTCGCGGCTGCCGAAGGGCGCCGCCAGATCGACCTCGAAACGCTCTACGACGCCAAGGCGCATTATGCACGGTAG
- a CDS encoding magnesium chelatase subunit H translates to MHGSVASASSVDPRAPVRVVIVTLDNHLKGAVSRAEEALAKEGIDLSLYAASEWGSNAEDLEAVKSAIASADIVIATMLFLDDHIRMILPALEARREECDAMVCLMSAGEVVKLTKMGGYRMDAPAKGPLALLKKLRGSSGKDGKPNSGAGQMKMLRRLPKLLKFIPGTAQDVRAYFLTLQYWLAGSDENVIAMVRALIDRYAAGERLYRRGITKADAPLEYPETGVYHPATQQRISASLRLLPAGKGREGTVGLILLRSYLLGRDCAHYDGAIAAFEAVGLKVVPVFASGLDARPAIEQFFIGPDGKPTVDAIVNLTGFSLVGGPAYSDAQAAREVLGDLDLPYLAAHAIEFQSIEDWAHRPQGLLPLEATMMVALPELDGSTVPHVFGGRAGASGEGCSGCDRRCARAPSHKARPMQACPERAEALAAKTLKLIQLRRAERASRKLAIVVFNFPPNAGATGTAAFMAVHESLFATLQRLAAEGYSVDVPESLDAMRAALLEGNRERFGTDANVAHRIPADEHVQRERHLAEIEAAWGSAPGKQLADGGHILVQGAHFGNVFVGVQPGFGYEGDPMRLLFEGTFAPTHAFSAFYRYIREDFGAHAVLHFGTHGALEFMPGKQAGMSGKCWPDRLIGDTPNFYLYAANNPSEGMLAKRRSGATLISYLTPPLAQAGLYKGLSELKASVERWRATIDDADHAGERADLAALIADQCEALDITYADIGELPARLYEMEQALIPHGLHVFGRNPAGAEREDMLDAMMEAGSHDGPTPDRARLAALLDSSDEMAALIHALDGGYVPPAPGGDVVVNPDVLPTGRNIHGFDPFLLPSSFACRMGSEQAERLIARHVESGQPFPESIAMVLWGTDNMKSEGVQIAQAMTLMGARPRRDTYGRLAGAELIPLEQLGRPRIDVVMTLSGIFRDLLPMQTRMLAEAALLASAADEAPEANFVRKHTLAQMEKHGCDLETAALRVFSNAEGAYGANVNQMIEGGVWADPDELANAFESNKGFAYGVGGKPVQQRELLQSALGTVDFTYQNLESIELGINDVDQYVDGLGGVTRSVARAKGAETPVYILDATRGSTKVRTLAEQIDLEARTRTLNPKWFEGLLQHGYEGVRQIEGHVTSTLGWSATTGQVAPWVYQKISETFVLDAEMRRRLSELNPKSAGRVAGRLLEACDRNLWAPDEATLAALREANDELEDRLEGVFPAE, encoded by the coding sequence ATGCACGGTAGTGTCGCCTCGGCCTCCTCGGTGGACCCGCGCGCGCCCGTCCGGGTGGTGATCGTCACGCTCGACAATCACCTCAAGGGCGCGGTTAGCCGGGCCGAGGAAGCGCTGGCGAAAGAGGGCATCGACCTCAGCCTGTATGCCGCGAGCGAGTGGGGCAGCAACGCCGAGGATCTCGAGGCGGTCAAATCCGCCATCGCCTCGGCCGACATCGTCATCGCGACGATGCTGTTCCTCGACGATCACATCCGCATGATCCTGCCCGCACTCGAAGCGCGGCGCGAGGAATGCGATGCGATGGTGTGCCTGATGAGCGCAGGCGAGGTGGTGAAGCTGACCAAGATGGGCGGCTACCGGATGGATGCCCCGGCGAAAGGCCCGCTTGCACTGCTCAAGAAGCTGCGCGGAAGCTCGGGCAAGGACGGCAAGCCCAATTCGGGCGCGGGGCAGATGAAGATGCTGCGCCGCCTGCCCAAGCTGCTCAAGTTCATCCCCGGCACCGCGCAGGACGTGCGCGCCTATTTCCTGACGCTGCAATATTGGCTGGCAGGCTCGGACGAGAACGTGATCGCGATGGTGCGCGCGCTGATCGATCGTTACGCGGCCGGCGAAAGGCTCTATCGCCGCGGCATTACCAAGGCGGATGCCCCGCTCGAATATCCCGAAACGGGGGTTTATCACCCCGCCACCCAGCAGCGCATCTCGGCAAGCCTGCGTCTGCTTCCGGCAGGCAAGGGGCGCGAGGGCACGGTCGGGCTGATCCTGCTGCGCTCCTACCTTCTCGGCCGCGACTGCGCGCATTACGACGGCGCGATTGCCGCCTTCGAGGCGGTCGGCCTCAAGGTCGTGCCGGTGTTCGCCAGCGGGCTCGACGCGCGGCCCGCGATCGAGCAATTCTTCATCGGCCCCGATGGCAAGCCGACGGTCGACGCGATCGTCAATCTCACCGGTTTTTCGCTGGTCGGCGGCCCGGCCTATAGCGATGCGCAGGCCGCACGCGAGGTGCTGGGCGATCTTGATCTGCCCTATCTTGCCGCCCACGCGATCGAATTCCAGTCGATCGAAGATTGGGCGCACCGTCCGCAGGGATTGCTGCCGCTTGAAGCGACGATGATGGTCGCGCTGCCCGAGCTTGACGGTTCGACCGTTCCGCACGTCTTCGGTGGGCGCGCAGGTGCTTCGGGCGAAGGCTGCTCGGGCTGTGATCGCCGCTGCGCGCGCGCACCCTCGCACAAGGCGCGCCCGATGCAGGCCTGCCCCGAAAGAGCCGAGGCGCTGGCCGCCAAGACGCTCAAGCTCATTCAGCTGCGCCGCGCCGAACGCGCATCGCGCAAGCTCGCGATTGTCGTCTTCAACTTCCCGCCCAACGCCGGCGCGACCGGCACTGCGGCCTTCATGGCTGTGCACGAATCGCTGTTTGCCACGCTCCAGCGCCTCGCCGCCGAGGGCTACAGCGTCGATGTCCCCGAAAGCCTCGATGCGATGCGCGCGGCCTTGCTCGAAGGCAACCGCGAACGGTTCGGCACCGATGCCAACGTCGCCCACCGCATCCCTGCCGACGAACACGTGCAGCGCGAGAGGCATCTCGCCGAAATCGAAGCCGCCTGGGGCTCTGCCCCCGGCAAGCAGCTGGCAGACGGCGGGCACATCCTCGTGCAAGGCGCGCACTTCGGGAACGTGTTCGTCGGCGTCCAGCCCGGCTTCGGCTATGAAGGCGATCCGATGCGGCTGCTGTTCGAGGGCACTTTCGCCCCGACCCACGCCTTCAGCGCCTTCTACCGCTATATCCGCGAGGATTTCGGCGCCCACGCCGTGCTCCATTTCGGCACCCACGGCGCGCTCGAATTCATGCCGGGCAAGCAGGCGGGCATGAGCGGCAAGTGCTGGCCCGACCGCCTGATCGGCGACACGCCGAATTTCTACCTCTACGCCGCCAACAACCCGTCGGAAGGGATGCTGGCCAAGCGCCGTTCGGGCGCAACGCTGATCAGCTACCTCACCCCGCCGCTGGCGCAGGCGGGCTTGTACAAAGGCCTCAGCGAGCTGAAGGCGAGCGTCGAGCGCTGGCGGGCAACCATTGACGATGCCGACCATGCGGGCGAGCGCGCCGATCTGGCTGCGCTGATCGCCGATCAGTGCGAGGCGCTCGACATCACCTATGCCGACATCGGCGAACTGCCCGCGCGTCTCTACGAGATGGAGCAGGCACTGATCCCGCACGGGCTCCACGTCTTTGGCCGCAATCCGGCAGGTGCGGAGCGCGAGGATATGCTCGATGCGATGATGGAAGCGGGCAGCCATGACGGCCCGACGCCGGACCGCGCACGGCTCGCCGCGCTGCTCGATTCCTCGGACGAAATGGCCGCGCTGATCCATGCGCTCGATGGTGGTTACGTCCCGCCTGCGCCGGGCGGCGATGTGGTGGTGAACCCCGATGTGCTGCCCACGGGGCGCAACATCCATGGCTTCGACCCCTTCCTGCTGCCCTCGTCCTTCGCCTGCCGCATGGGCAGCGAACAGGCCGAACGTCTGATCGCGCGCCATGTCGAGAGCGGTCAGCCCTTCCCCGAAAGCATCGCGATGGTGCTGTGGGGCACCGACAACATGAAGTCCGAAGGTGTTCAGATCGCACAGGCGATGACGCTGATGGGCGCGCGCCCGCGCCGCGACACCTATGGGCGGCTTGCGGGCGCGGAGCTGATCCCGCTCGAACAATTGGGCCGCCCGCGCATCGACGTGGTGATGACCCTCTCGGGCATCTTCCGCGACCTCTTGCCGATGCAGACCCGGATGCTCGCCGAGGCCGCACTGCTCGCCAGCGCTGCCGATGAAGCGCCGGAAGCGAACTTCGTGCGCAAGCACACGTTGGCGCAGATGGAAAAGCACGGCTGCGATCTCGAAACCGCAGCCCTGCGGGTCTTCTCCAATGCCGAAGGGGCTTACGGCGCCAACGTCAACCAGATGATCGAGGGCGGCGTCTGGGCCGATCCCGATGAACTCGCCAACGCCTTCGAGAGCAACAAGGGCTTTGCCTATGGCGTCGGCGGCAAGCCCGTGCAGCAGCGCGAATTGCTGCAAAGCGCTTTGGGCACGGTCGATTTCACTTACCAGAACCTCGAAAGCATCGAACTCGGGATCAACGACGTCGACCAATATGTCGATGGTCTGGGCGGCGTGACCCGTTCGGTCGCGCGGGCCAAGGGCGCGGAGACCCCGGTCTATATCCTCGATGCGACCCGCGGCTCGACCAAGGTGCGCACCCTCGCCGAACAGATCGATCTTGAGGCGCGCACCCGCACCCTCAATCCCAAGTGGTTCGAAGGCCTGCTTCAGCACGGCTATGAAGGCGTGCGCCAGATCGAGGGCCATGTCACCAGCACGCTCGGCTGGTCGGCCACCACCGGTCAGGTCGCACCCTGGGTCTATCAGAAGATTTCCGAGACCTTCGTGCTCGATGCCGAAATGCGCCGACGTTTGTCCGAGCTCAATCCCAAGAGCGCAGGCCGCGTGGCAGGACGGCTGCTCGAAGCCTGCGACCGCAACCTCTGGGCACCCGACGAAGCGACGCTCGCCGCCCTGCGCGAAGCCAATGACGAGCTGGAGGACCGCCTCGAAGGCGTGTTCCCGGCAGAATGA
- the bchL gene encoding ferredoxin:protochlorophyllide reductase (ATP-dependent) iron-sulfur ATP-binding protein, with amino-acid sequence MNLHNPRSSFTPPDGEGSVQVALDPADKIKGAKVFAVYGKGGIGKSTTSSNLSAAFSKLGHRVLQIGCDPKHDSTFTLTKKLMPTVIDVLETVEFHSEELRPEDYMFEGYNGVMCVEAGGPPAGTGCGGYVVGQTVKLLKQHHLLEETDVVIFDVLGDVVCGGFAAPLQHAERAIVVAANDFDSIFAMNRIVAAIGAKSKNYDVRLAGVVANRSRETDEIDRFCDKIGMQRLAHFKDVDAIRRSRLKKCTLFEMGDDPEVIAAQNEYLRLAAMLWAGVEPSVAQPMKDRDIFDFLGFE; translated from the coding sequence ATGAACCTGCACAACCCCCGCTCCAGCTTCACGCCGCCCGATGGCGAGGGATCGGTGCAGGTCGCGCTCGACCCGGCCGACAAGATCAAGGGCGCCAAGGTTTTCGCCGTCTACGGCAAGGGCGGAATCGGGAAGTCGACCACCTCGTCGAACCTTTCGGCCGCCTTTTCCAAGCTTGGCCACCGCGTGCTCCAGATCGGCTGCGATCCCAAGCATGACAGCACCTTCACGCTCACCAAGAAGCTGATGCCGACGGTGATCGACGTGCTCGAGACGGTCGAGTTCCATTCCGAGGAACTGCGGCCTGAGGACTATATGTTCGAAGGCTATAACGGCGTGATGTGCGTCGAGGCGGGCGGGCCGCCGGCAGGTACGGGCTGCGGTGGCTATGTCGTGGGGCAGACGGTCAAGCTGCTGAAACAGCACCATCTTCTCGAAGAGACCGACGTGGTGATCTTCGACGTGCTGGGCGATGTGGTGTGCGGCGGGTTTGCAGCGCCCCTCCAGCACGCCGAACGCGCGATCGTGGTAGCGGCGAATGATTTCGACTCCATCTTCGCCATGAACCGCATCGTCGCGGCCATCGGGGCGAAGTCCAAGAATTATGACGTGCGCCTTGCCGGCGTGGTCGCCAATCGCAGCCGCGAGACCGACGAGATCGACCGCTTCTGCGACAAGATCGGGATGCAGCGCCTCGCCCACTTCAAGGATGTCGACGCGATCCGTCGCTCGCGCCTCAAGAAGTGCACCTTGTTCGAGATGGGCGATGATCCCGAGGTGATCGCCGCGCAGAACGAATATCTGCGGCTTGCGGCCATGCTGTGGGCCGGTGTCGAGCCTTCGGTGGCCCAGCCGATGAAGGACCGCGACATTTTCGACTTCCTGGGGTTCGAGTGA
- the bchM gene encoding magnesium protoporphyrin IX methyltransferase: MASQASSDYDTRREALATYFDSTARQAWIDLTSDTKVSGIRATVRAGRDAMRETLLGWLPNDLRRTKILDAGCGTGSLAVAAACRGAEVTGIDVAAGLVEVARQRTPSFIGHGRIHWRSGDMLDPELGTFAHVVAMDSLIHYQPEDLVDALTQLASRTTGSILFTFAPRTRLLSAMHEVGKFFPKSDRSPAIVPTAEDDLRERLARLGGWSIGRTQRISSGFYTSQALELVRHG, encoded by the coding sequence ATGGCGAGCCAGGCTTCATCCGATTACGACACCCGCCGCGAGGCGCTGGCGACTTATTTCGACAGCACCGCCCGTCAGGCGTGGATCGATCTCACCTCGGACACCAAGGTCTCCGGCATCCGCGCCACGGTGCGCGCCGGTCGCGATGCGATGCGGGAAACGCTTTTGGGCTGGCTGCCGAACGACCTCAGGCGCACCAAGATCCTCGATGCCGGCTGCGGCACCGGATCGCTGGCGGTGGCGGCGGCCTGCCGGGGCGCGGAAGTGACGGGGATCGATGTCGCGGCGGGCCTCGTCGAGGTCGCGCGCCAGCGCACGCCGTCGTTCATCGGTCATGGCCGGATCCACTGGCGCTCGGGCGATATGCTCGATCCGGAGCTGGGCACCTTTGCCCATGTGGTGGCGATGGATTCGCTGATCCACTATCAGCCCGAAGACCTCGTCGATGCGCTGACCCAGCTCGCCAGCCGCACCACCGGATCGATCCTGTTCACCTTCGCGCCGCGCACGCGGTTGCTGAGCGCGATGCATGAAGTGGGCAAGTTCTTCCCCAAATCGGACCGCAGCCCGGCGATCGTGCCGACCGCCGAAGACGATCTGCGCGAACGCCTCGCCCGCTTGGGCGGCTGGAGCATCGGACGCACGCAGCGCATTTCGAGCGGGTTCTACACCTCACAGGCGCTGGAGCTGGTGAGACACGGATGA
- a CDS encoding MFS transporter yields MNRPARPPAPKSFAEMVFRLLPFADAASDDLPLPRLLRLSLFQVSVGMATVLLNGTLNRVMVVELGTPTWLVALLIAVPLLAAPFRALMGYKSDTHRSVLGWRRVPYIWFGSMMQFGGLAIMPFALLLLDVEGRFTLGLAAAAAAFLLTGVGFHMTQTAGLALVTDLAPKDKRPRAVALHYVTLLIGMMFAAFVIGGVLADFSSTKLVQVIQGCAVLTVVLNTAAIWKQEARNPAITKGVEPGAPTFSQLWRDFVRSGRNARLLTAIGIGAAGFAMQDALLEPYGGEILQLSVGATTGLTGAWALGSLIGFTVSGAMLGRGWDPLRLAGTGMVIGINAFLLVLFAGPFSAALMLYAGALGIGLGLGLFSVGTLMEAMNLADGEATGLALGAWGAVQASCAGLGIAVGGLLRDGVAALIQSDAPAASMAMRATGYASVYVLEIALLLAGLAAIGPLVGYQRHPASGEGDPLARPFGLAEFPT; encoded by the coding sequence ATGAACCGCCCCGCTCGCCCCCCTGCTCCAAAGAGCTTTGCCGAGATGGTGTTCCGGCTGCTGCCCTTCGCGGACGCGGCGAGCGATGATCTGCCCCTGCCGCGCCTGCTGCGGCTGTCGCTGTTTCAGGTCAGCGTCGGGATGGCGACGGTGCTGCTCAATGGCACCTTGAACCGGGTGATGGTGGTCGAGCTGGGCACGCCCACCTGGCTGGTAGCGCTGCTGATCGCGGTGCCGCTGCTGGCTGCGCCCTTCCGCGCGCTGATGGGCTACAAGTCCGACACCCACCGCTCGGTGCTCGGCTGGCGGCGGGTGCCCTACATCTGGTTTGGCTCGATGATGCAGTTCGGCGGCCTCGCGATCATGCCCTTCGCGCTACTGCTGCTCGACGTCGAGGGGCGCTTCACGCTCGGGCTGGCGGCGGCGGCGGCAGCCTTCCTGCTGACTGGCGTGGGCTTCCACATGACCCAGACTGCGGGCCTCGCGCTGGTCACCGACCTTGCCCCCAAGGACAAGCGCCCGCGCGCGGTGGCGCTGCATTACGTTACGCTGCTGATCGGCATGATGTTCGCCGCCTTCGTCATCGGCGGAGTGCTGGCAGATTTCTCCTCGACCAAGCTGGTGCAGGTGATCCAGGGCTGCGCGGTGCTGACCGTGGTGCTCAACACCGCCGCGATCTGGAAGCAGGAAGCCCGCAACCCGGCGATCACCAAGGGCGTGGAGCCGGGCGCGCCGACCTTCTCGCAGCTGTGGCGCGATTTCGTGAGGAGCGGCCGCAACGCGCGCCTGCTCACCGCGATCGGGATCGGCGCGGCGGGCTTTGCCATGCAGGACGCGCTGCTCGAACCCTATGGCGGGGAAATCCTGCAGCTCTCGGTCGGGGCGACCACCGGATTGACCGGGGCGTGGGCGCTGGGTTCGCTGATCGGCTTCACCGTGTCCGGCGCGATGCTCGGGCGCGGCTGGGATCCGCTGCGGCTCGCCGGTACGGGCATGGTAATTGGCATCAACGCCTTCCTGCTGGTGCTGTTCGCCGGCCCCTTTTCGGCCGCGCTGATGCTCTATGCCGGGGCACTGGGGATCGGGCTCGGGCTCGGGCTGTTCTCGGTCGGCACGCTGATGGAGGCGATGAACCTTGCCGATGGCGAGGCCACGGGCCTGGCGCTGGGCGCCTGGGGCGCGGTGCAGGCGAGCTGCGCAGGCCTCGGCATCGCGGTCGGCGGCCTGCTGCGCGACGGGGTCGCGGCGCTGATCCAGAGCGACGCGCCGGCTGCCAGCATGGCGATGCGCGCCACCGGCTATGCCTCGGTCTATGTTCTCGAAATCGCGCTGCTTCTGGCCGGCCTCGCCGCCATCGGGCCTCTCGTGGGCTACCAGCGCCATCCTGCCTCGGGGGAAGGGGATCCCCTCGCGCGGCCGTTCGGACTTGCGGAGTTTCCGACATGA
- the puhA gene encoding photosynthetic reaction center subunit H, protein MNAAYIVGSFDAAELAFLLFFGFFVALVFYLNRESRREGYPLEDEETGRVHPGSLFDAGKKTFNLPNGRGTYTPEDVARDDVKVAGVQAFKAAGAPWVPTGDPMKDGMGPAAYANRAKYPDVTFDGRPRIVPIGDSHELIVSPNDPQLIGYPVVAADGVTAGKVSDIWVDQAEHIIRYLEVETTSGKKVLAPMMVAVVHGNSLLAAILPITSDEPKYVEIDAITAAQFEDVPALETAGVITRFEEDRIQAYFGGGYMYATPERAEAWI, encoded by the coding sequence ATGAACGCTGCCTATATCGTCGGCTCATTCGATGCTGCCGAACTCGCTTTCCTGCTGTTTTTCGGCTTTTTTGTCGCACTGGTCTTCTACCTCAACCGCGAAAGCCGCCGCGAAGGCTACCCGCTTGAGGATGAGGAAACCGGCAGGGTTCACCCCGGTAGCCTGTTCGATGCTGGCAAGAAGACCTTCAACCTGCCCAACGGCCGCGGCACCTACACGCCTGAAGACGTCGCGCGCGATGATGTGAAGGTTGCCGGTGTGCAGGCCTTCAAGGCGGCTGGTGCCCCCTGGGTGCCGACCGGCGATCCGATGAAGGACGGCATGGGCCCGGCTGCCTATGCCAACCGCGCCAAGTATCCCGATGTCACCTTCGACGGTCGCCCGCGCATCGTGCCGATCGGCGATAGCCACGAGCTCATCGTTTCGCCCAATGATCCGCAGCTGATCGGCTATCCGGTGGTGGCTGCCGATGGCGTCACCGCCGGCAAGGTCAGCGACATCTGGGTCGATCAGGCCGAGCACATCATCCGCTATCTCGAAGTCGAGACCACTAGCGGCAAGAAGGTGCTCGCCCCGATGATGGTTGCCGTGGTGCATGGCAACAGCCTGCTGGCGGCGATCCTGCCGATCACCAGCGACGAGCCCAAGTATGTCGAGATCGACGCGATCACCGCCGCACAGTTCGAGGATGTGCCTGCGCTCGAGACCGCTGGGGTCATCACACGCTTCGAGGAAGACCGCATCCAGGCCTACTTTGGCGGCGGCTATATGTATGCAACACCGGAAAGGGCAGAGGCATGGATCTGA
- the puhB gene encoding photosynthetic complex putative assembly protein PuhB, which produces MDLNDPAGLTNPVAAAATPLPDGLDHAALENDGPKAFGDRMGTPAANEKVLWKGRPAIGLLARTAFHAHKLGFYMAALAVIAVAIGNETAAIVAAGLGVVLVALLYALAWASARSTLYILTDTRLIMRIGMAIETRINVPLKQVTAANLRLHGKSGFGDIAFDLAGERMLGVALLWPHVRPWHYARPQPMLRAVPEAASLAQLIAATRAQYGAIARNLTEIKEATPASGHTEPQVAGSSGRIAPSRHLGDAGLEGAPA; this is translated from the coding sequence ATGGATCTGAACGATCCCGCCGGCCTGACGAACCCTGTGGCAGCGGCGGCAACGCCGCTGCCTGACGGGCTCGATCATGCCGCACTCGAGAATGACGGGCCCAAGGCCTTCGGTGACCGGATGGGCACGCCCGCCGCGAACGAGAAGGTGCTGTGGAAGGGCCGTCCGGCCATCGGCCTCTTGGCCCGCACGGCGTTCCATGCCCACAAGCTCGGGTTCTACATGGCTGCGCTGGCCGTGATCGCGGTTGCGATCGGCAACGAGACCGCCGCCATCGTCGCGGCTGGCCTCGGCGTGGTGCTGGTCGCGCTGCTTTATGCCCTCGCCTGGGCGAGCGCGCGCAGCACGCTCTACATCCTCACCGACACGCGCCTGATCATGCGCATCGGCATGGCGATCGAGACGCGGATCAACGTGCCGCTGAAGCAGGTCACCGCCGCCAATCTGCGCCTCCACGGCAAGAGCGGCTTCGGCGATATCGCCTTCGATCTGGCGGGTGAACGGATGCTCGGCGTCGCGCTTTTGTGGCCTCATGTCCGCCCCTGGCACTACGCCCGTCCGCAGCCGATGCTGCGCGCGGTGCCCGAAGCGGCGAGCCTCGCCCAGCTGATCGCCGCCACCCGTGCGCAATATGGCGCGATCGCCCGGAATTTGACTGAGATCAAGGAAGCCACCCCGGCTTCCGGCCACACCGAGCCTCAGGTTGCCGGTTCATCCGGCCGCATCGCCCCGTCCCGCCACCTCGGCGATGCGGGTCTGGAAGGAGCACCGGCATGA
- the puhC gene encoding photosynthetic complex assembly protein PuhC: MIVREYEKDEVTVHKVPLYLMGGMIAISVLLTASVTLGFLPRQSVPTEARAAAGVEPAQERTLKFFDEADGTVRIEDGVTGEVLARHGQGEGGFIRASVRSLVHQRRIRNIGPEVPFTLTRWENGELTLRDPETGVNIEITAFGSMNQAVYADLLPARTTDKDAR, translated from the coding sequence ATGATCGTTCGCGAGTACGAGAAGGACGAAGTCACCGTCCACAAGGTGCCGCTTTACCTGATGGGCGGGATGATCGCGATTTCGGTGCTGCTCACCGCCTCGGTGACGCTGGGCTTTCTCCCGCGCCAGTCCGTCCCGACCGAGGCGCGCGCTGCTGCCGGGGTCGAGCCGGCGCAAGAGCGCACCCTCAAGTTCTTCGACGAGGCCGATGGCACCGTGCGGATCGAGGACGGCGTAACCGGTGAAGTGCTGGCCCGCCACGGCCAGGGTGAAGGGGGCTTCATTCGCGCCAGCGTGCGCAGCCTCGTCCACCAGCGCCGCATCCGCAACATCGGCCCCGAGGTGCCCTTTACTCTGACGCGCTGGGAAAACGGCGAGCTGACGCTGCGCGATCCCGAAACCGGGGTGAACATCGAGATCACCGCCTTTGGGTCGATGAACCAGGCCGTCTATGCCGATCTGCTGCCGGCCAGAACCACGGACAAGGACGCGCGCTGA